The Primulina tabacum isolate GXHZ01 chromosome 16, ASM2559414v2, whole genome shotgun sequence genome window below encodes:
- the LOC142530023 gene encoding uncharacterized protein At5g03900, chloroplastic-like, with protein sequence MASTSISYFIVSPKSHFFALTSKPLKHSQFHYFAPLKSPVIPRGRRLRCGKAFVSLITASSGGGSGSTDADVVTTSDSRPGGRVESDKLPKDVRERAMAAIDSSGRRVTIGDVASKAGLKLSEAQKALQALAADTNGFLEVSDEGDVLYVFPKDYRSNLVAKSFRIKFEPLLEKGKMAAEYLVRVSFGTALIASIVLVYTTIIAIVSSSREEDNRGRRGRSYDSGFAFYLSPTDLFWYWDPYYYRRRRVRDGDGGMNFIESVFSFVFGDGDPNQGIEEERWKLIGQYIASNGGVVTADELAPYLDLDTTDNKDDDSYILPVLLRFDGQPEVDEEGNILYCFPSLQRTAAPQRSGRKGSVSKKWADWVGGVEKFFNEKMWQFSKTTASERAMVIGLGGLNLFGVIILGSMLKNMTVEPRGFISFVSEIFPLLQIYAGSFFAIPLIRWFLVQNTNSKIVERNQAREQRAKALESPDLSLRRKLLSARDMAQKTFIGQDRIVYSTERDLFDQDYETSDWDRRFKEIERSE encoded by the exons ATGGCATCCACGTCCATCTCCTACTTTATTGTTTCTCCAAAGTCCCACTTCTTCGCCCTTACCTCTAAACCGCTTAAACACTCCCAGTTTCACTATTTTGCGCCGCTGAAATCGCCGGTTATTCCTAGAGGCAGAAGGCTCCGGTGTGGAAAGGCCTTTGTTTCTTTAATTACCGCTAGTAGCGGCGGCGGAAGTGGGAGTACTGATGCTGATGTCGTGACTACGTCTGATAGTAGGCCCGGTGGCAGAGTTGAGAGTGATAAATTGCCTAAGGATGTTAGAGAGCGGGCTATGGCTGCCATTGACTCGAGCGGGAGGAGAGTTACGATTGGTGATGTGGCAAGCAAGGCGGGACTTAAGTTGAGTGAAGCTCAAAAGGCTCTTCAGGCTCTCGCTGCGGATACAAATGGGTTCTTGGAG GTGTCGGATGAAGGTGATGTTTTGTATGTATTTCCAAAGGATTATCGATCCAACCTTGTGGCTAAGTCATTTAGGATCAAGTTCGAACCTTTACTGGAGAAGGGAAAG ATGGCGGCAGAGTATTTGGTGAGGGTCTCCTTTGGGACAGCATTGATTGCGTCCATTGTTCTTGTGTATACCACGATAATAGCAATAGTCTCGAGCAGTCG AGAGGAGGACAATCGTGGAAGAAGAGGAAGATCCTATGACTCGGGTTTCGCTTTTTACTTGAGTCCGACTGATTTGTTCTG GTATTGGGATCCGTATTATTACAGGAGGCGACGGGTAAGAGATGGTGACGGTGGGATGAATTTTATTGAATCG GTCTTCTCCTTTGTATTTGGGGATGGAGATCCCAATCAAGGTATTGAAGAAGAGAGGTGGAAGTTG ATTGGACAATATATAGCTTCAAATGGTGGTGTTGTTACTGCTGATGAATTAGCTCCATATCTCGATCTGGACACTACTGATAATAAG GATGATGATTCGTACATATTACCTGTGCTGCTACGATTTGACGGTCAGCCAGAAGTAGATGAAGAG GGGAACATTTTATACTGTTTTCCATCCCTACAACGCACTGCAGCCCCCCAGAGGAGCGGGCGGAAGGGATCTGTCAGCAAGAAGTGGGCTGACTGGGTTGGTGGAGTTGAAAAGTTTTTTAACGAAAAGATGTGGCAATTTAG CAAAACTACTGCTTCAGAGAGGGCCATGGTGATTGGTCTTGGTGGACTTAATCTATTTGGGGTTATAATTCTTGGTTCCATGTTGAA GAATATGACAGTTGAGCCAAGGGGTTTCATATCATTTGTTTCCGAAATATTTCCCTTACTTCAG ATATATGCTGGGTCTTTCTTTGCAATTCCATTGATACGGTGGTTTTTGGTTCAAAATACAAACTCCAAAATTGTCGAGAGGAATCAAGCCAGGGAACAGCGTGCTAAGGCACTCGAATCACCTGATCTTTCCTTGAGGCGAAAG CTTCTGAGTGCTCGGGACATGGCTCAGAAGACGTTCATAGGACAGGATCGAATTGTTTACAGCACTGAGAGGGACCTTTTCGATCAAGATTACGAGACCAGTGATTGGGACAGAAGGTTCAAAGAGATTGAAAGGTCTGAGTAA
- the LOC142530025 gene encoding LOW QUALITY PROTEIN: 1-(5-phosphoribosyl)-5-[(5-phosphoribosylamino)methylideneamino] imidazole-4-carboxamide isomerase HISN3, chloroplastic-like (The sequence of the model RefSeq protein was modified relative to this genomic sequence to represent the inferred CDS: inserted 1 base in 1 codon) — protein MIRLLKQLKLCLLQATQLWNTKPTALITPDGKLKLIHAAPRLLSSPPKLVIKCGVRFRPCIDIHKGKVKQIVGSTLQDSKEEDPNLITNFESDKLATEYAKMYRDDGLTGGHVFMLGADPLSISAAIEALHAYPGGLQVGGGINSSNALSYIDEGASHVIVTSYVFHNGGIDFERLKELTSVVQKQXLDLSCRKKEDRYAIVTDRWQKFSDVVLDQKVLDILANYADEFLVHGVDVEGKRLGIDEELVALLGKYSPIPVTYAGGVTCISDLERIKIAGMGHVDVTVGSALDIFGGNLAYKDVVTWHSQQQALIV, from the exons ATGATCAGGCTTTTGAAGCAATTGAAGTTGTGCCTG CTTCAAGCAACTCAATTGTGGAACACTAAGCCCACCGCTCTGATTACTCCTGATGGGAAGCTGAAATTGATCCATGCCGCTCCTCGTCTGCTCTCCA GTCCTCCAAAACTAGTAATCAAATGTGGGGTTCGGTTTCGCCCTTGCATTGATATACACAAG GGAAAAGTGAAACAGATTGTTGGATCCACTCTTCAAGATTCTAAAGAAGAAGATCCGAATCTTATCACTAACTTTGAATCCGATAAGTTAGCAACAGAATATGCTAAAATGTACAGGGATGATGGGCTTACTGGTGGCCATGTCTTCATGCTTGGAGCTGATCCGTTGAGCATATCAGCAGCCATTGAAGCGTTACATGCTTATCCTG GTGGTTTGCAAGTTGGAGGTGGTATCAATTCAAGTAATGCTTTGAGTTATATAGATGAAGGAGCAAGCCATGTTATTGTTACGTCT TACGTATTTCATAATGGAGGAATAGACTTTGAAAGGCTAAAGGAACTTACCAGTGTTGTGCAAAAAC TGTTGGATCTTAGTTGCAGAAAGAAG GAGGATAGATATGCAATTGTCACAGATAGATGGCAGAAGTTCAGCGATGTAGTTCTTGATCAAAAAGTGTTGGATATCCTGGCCAATTACGCTGACGAGTTTCTGGTCCATGGAGTTGATGTTGAAGGCAAAAG GCTGGGAATTGATGAAGAGCTTGTGGCTTTGCTTGGCAAGTACTCACCG ATTCCGGTGACCTATGCTGGTGGAGTTACTTGCATTTCTGATTTAGAGAGGATCAAAATAGCAGGAATGGGACATGTTGATGTTACCGTCGGCAGTGCTTTGGATATTTTTGGGGGTAATTTGGCTTACAAGGATGTAGTTACTTGGCATTCTCAGCAACAGGCCTTGATCGTTTGA